GAGGCGTGCCCCGAGGTCCCCTGAGTTGGTGGAAGGAAGTCCTAGGCTCCGGCTGGACACCCTCAGCTGGAAGACGATCGATCCACTCTTAGCCACCGCGGAGGCCCCAGGGACCCTGCAGCTGGTctcccagcacagggccaggcggCAGGTGTGAACAGCACTTGGCTGCGCAGCCAGCCCAGGCACCAGTTACcagagctgcttccaaatctatTCCCGTCCTGGGAAGGAGGATTCaagaaaaggattttaaaatgtgttctacAATCTGCATCCTAATAACTTGGCTACACTTGTGCAGTTGGTGGCATGGAGGCACGCTCCTGGCCTCTGGCCCCGGGCACAGGGCCCTGGGCCATTTCTGGCTGACCACCCAAAGGGTATTGGGTCAGAGGCAGCAGTTCCAAGGTCACtgtcccacccctacccccaccagaGGTCACGTCTTGACCACTTTCTTGTAGAACCCGATGTCCTTGGAGGAGGGCCTAAAACTCCCTCAGCCGGCCCCAGGGCTGGCTGATGCTGTTGACGTGGAGGCCACTGATGGCGttcaagaagaggaggaaggaggcagtGAACTGGCACCAGAACATCAGGGTGAAGCCGGTGAGCGTGACCTGGTTCCTGAGGAGGATCACAAAGCTCAGGAGCCCCGCGGAGGAGAGGGCAAACGAGACGAGGAGGAGGACGCAGCCCAGGGCCCACTTGCGCCGGGAGTGGCGGTCCTCACACACCTGAGACACCATGAGGAGCTCCAGGCCGAAAATGGCGGCCACCACGGCCAAGGCGCCCACGCTGCGGGCCAGGAccatgcccacagccagccctggcACGCGGGCCTCACTCAGGTCTCTGAGGCAGTGCGGCCCCGTCTGGTTGGAGCTGGTGCAGAAGTGCCACAGCCCGAAGAGGCGGCCCTCAGCCAGGAGCCAGTGACCGTCACAGATGGAGACGGAGGAGAG
This Eptesicus fuscus isolate TK198812 chromosome 11, DD_ASM_mEF_20220401, whole genome shotgun sequence DNA region includes the following protein-coding sequences:
- the TMEM37 gene encoding voltage-dependent calcium channel gamma-like subunit translates to MTAIAVQAQRLLGQRRPRRSFFESVIRTLIIVCAALAMVLSSVSICDGHWLLAEGRLFGLWHFCTSSNQTGPHCLRDLSEARVPGLAVGMVLARSVGALAVVAAIFGLELLMVSQVCEDRHSRRKWALGCVLLLVSFALSSAGLLSFVILLRNQVTLTGFTLMFWCQFTASFLLFLNAISGLHVNSISQPWGRLREF